A window from Culex pipiens pallens isolate TS chromosome 3, TS_CPP_V2, whole genome shotgun sequence encodes these proteins:
- the LOC120418796 gene encoding oxysterol-binding protein-related protein 9 isoform X3 encodes MFRSLAEKFSFRRSSSVAVDSNTRTLSDPTARLSADEQFATAEDGTSTSVSLKKQDSLDTSTASAATPNASTAGGPRKSYDSKSLPIRNDGSLDYDALYEDESDNDLSMESHGSVVTHLLSQVKIGMDLTKVVLPTFILERRSLLEMYADYFAHPDLFLRIADLNDPRERMVQVVRWYLSAYHAGRKSSVAKKPYNPILGEIFQCHWDTPDMPTGDDNSNIEVKEGPVPWCRKDQLTFIAEQVSHHPPISAFYAEHYNKKISFSAHVWTKSKFLGLSIGVHNIGQGTVTLCDLNEEYIVTFPNGYGRSILTVPWIELGGTVTITCPQTGYHADIDFLTKPFYGGKRNRIQGEIYSPNDKKSFLSITGEWSGLMEYKFNDGSKPSKLETFVDVNSIPIFKKQVRPVCEQSECESRKVWKEVTAGLKMNDIDKATNAKFLVEQKQREEARERKETSGEWANKYFKAVGDSWIYNNPLLHRLTLERRDSKR; translated from the exons CAATACCCGAACACTTTCCGATCCAACAGCACGCTTGTCGGCCGACGAGCAATTTGCTACTGCTGAAGATGGCACAAGTACCAGTGTTTCGCTCAAGAAGCAGGACAGCCTGGACACGTCCACTGCTTCGGCCGCCACGCCGAATGCCAGCACGGCCGGTGGTCCTCGAAAATCCTACGACTCCAAATCGCTGCCAATACGAAACGACGGAAGCCTAGACTACGATGCCTTATACGAGGATGAATCCGACAACGACCTGTCGATGGAATCGCACGGTTCCGTCGTGACCCATCTGCTGTCGCAGGTTAAGATCGGCATGGACCTGACGAAGGTGGTGCTGCCAACGTTCATTCTCGAGCGACGATCACTGCTGGAAATGTACGCCGATTACTTTGCCCATCCCGACTTGTTTCTGCGAATAGCCGACCTCAACGATCCGCGCGAACGAATGGTGCAGGTGGTGCGGTGGTATCTCAGTGCTTACCACGCCGGACGGAAGAGCTCCGTCGCAAAGAAACCGTACAACCCCATCCTTGGCGAAATATTCCAGTGTCACTGGGACACACCCGACATGC CAACTGGAGACGACAACTCCAACATAGAAGTAAAGGAAGGACCAGTGCCCTGGTGTCGCAAGGACCAATTAACGTTTATAGCTGAGCAGGTCTCGCATCATCCACCAA tttcAGCGTTTTATGCTGAGCATTACAACAAAAAGATAAGCTTTTCGGCGCATGTTTGGACAAAATCTAAATTCCTTGGGCTATCGATCGGTGTGCACAACATTGGCCAGGGCACGGTCACGCTGTGCGATCTGAACGAAGAGTACATAGTCACGTTCCCTAACGGCTACGGCAG GTCTATTTTAACCGTACCGTGGATAGAGCTCGGTGGCACCGTAACCATCACGTGTCCCCAGACGGGTTATCATGCCGACATAGATTTCCTCACTAAACCGTTCTATGGAGGCAAACGCAACCGCATTCAAGGAGAG ATTTACTCTCCTAACGATAAGAAATCCTTCCTGTCGATCACCGGCGAGTGGAGCGGCCTAATGGAGTACAAATTCAACGACGGTAGCAAACCCTCCAAGCTCGAAACGTTTGTCGACGTGAACAGCATACCGATCTTCAAGAAGCAGGTGCGCCCCGTCTGCGAGCAGTCCGAGTGCGAGTCGCGCAAGGTGTGGAAGGAGGTCACGGCAGGACTCAA aatGAACGATATCGACAAAGCAACGAATGCCAAATTCCTCGTAGAGCAGAAACAGCGCGAAGAAGCACGCGAACGGAAGGAAACCAGTGGCGAGTGGGCAAACAAG TATTTCAAAGCAGTTGGTGATTCGTGGATATACAACAATCCATTGCTCCATAGGTTAACGTTGGAGAGACGTGATAGCAAAAGATAA
- the LOC120418835 gene encoding probable Ufm1-specific protease 1 isoform X2: MLVRGGKLPGLVAVGSGWGCGYRTLQSICSWVILNKGLTDKEVPNIPTIQQTLVEIKDKPERFFGSREWIGTLEAIYVIDTLFDVSCKVIHISKRDNIAKHADTLKEYFETHGGLIMMGGDMDAASKGIAGIHISADSSDIYLLVIDPHFVGKIKTKEELYTKNYVKWQKVDEFVDSSFYNLCLPIVKIKEEL, from the exons ATGCTCGTTCGGGGTGGAAAATTGCCCGGATTGGTCGCCGTTGGAAGT GGTTGGGGCTGCGGCTACCGAACACTGCAGTCCATCTGTTCATGGGTAATACTCAACAAAGGCCTTACGGATAAGGAAGTCCCGAATATTCCAACGATTCAGCAAACGCTGGTCGAGATCAAGGATAAGCCGGAACGGTTCTTCGGTTCCCGGGAGTGGATCGGAACGCTTGAGGCAATTTACGTGATTGACACCCTTTTTGATGTTTCGTGCAAGGTGATACATATATCTAAGCGGGACAACATCGCCAAACACGCCGACACTCTGAAGGAATACTTTGAAACGCACGGAGGTTTGATAATGATGGGAGGTGACATGGATGCGGCTTCGAAAGGGATTGCCGGCATTCACATCAGCGCCGATTCGTCGGACATTTATCTGTTGGTGATCGATCCTCATTTCGTTGGGAAAATTAAAACCAAAGAAGAGTTGTACACCAAGAACTACGTCAAATGGCAGAAAGTGGACGAGTTTGTCGATAGCTCCTTCTACAATCTTTGTCTTCCGATTGTGAAGATCAAAGAAGAGCTTTAA
- the LOC120418835 gene encoding probable Ufm1-specific protease 1 isoform X1 has protein sequence MELQELLLNVHSNLEPPKPDGSTYLMNGNYHYYHYGCDGFQDVGWGCGYRTLQSICSWVILNKGLTDKEVPNIPTIQQTLVEIKDKPERFFGSREWIGTLEAIYVIDTLFDVSCKVIHISKRDNIAKHADTLKEYFETHGGLIMMGGDMDAASKGIAGIHISADSSDIYLLVIDPHFVGKIKTKEELYTKNYVKWQKVDEFVDSSFYNLCLPIVKIKEEL, from the exons ATGGAACTCCAAGAACTGTTGCTGAACGTCCACAGCAATCTGGAACCACCCAAACCCGACGGAAGCACGTACCTGATGAACGGGAATTATCACTACTATCACTACGGGTGTGACGGATTCCAGGACGTG GGTTGGGGCTGCGGCTACCGAACACTGCAGTCCATCTGTTCATGGGTAATACTCAACAAAGGCCTTACGGATAAGGAAGTCCCGAATATTCCAACGATTCAGCAAACGCTGGTCGAGATCAAGGATAAGCCGGAACGGTTCTTCGGTTCCCGGGAGTGGATCGGAACGCTTGAGGCAATTTACGTGATTGACACCCTTTTTGATGTTTCGTGCAAGGTGATACATATATCTAAGCGGGACAACATCGCCAAACACGCCGACACTCTGAAGGAATACTTTGAAACGCACGGAGGTTTGATAATGATGGGAGGTGACATGGATGCGGCTTCGAAAGGGATTGCCGGCATTCACATCAGCGCCGATTCGTCGGACATTTATCTGTTGGTGATCGATCCTCATTTCGTTGGGAAAATTAAAACCAAAGAAGAGTTGTACACCAAGAACTACGTCAAATGGCAGAAAGTGGACGAGTTTGTCGATAGCTCCTTCTACAATCTTTGTCTTCCGATTGTGAAGATCAAAGAAGAGCTTTAA